The region TGCAACGTGACGCCAAACGTGCGCTCCCTGTACTGAGACGATCCAGGCACCGGCAGGGCAGGGCCGTGCTTTTTATTAGCTGTGCTTCAGGAGCTGCCATCACTGCTCCACAGATGTAGTTATCATCCTTATGATGTCATTTATCTTCATTGATTTAACAGTCTGGTGCAGTGTCATGGCTAGTGGATAACCAtgaatctgttgctgttttaCCCTTTGAAGTGTGGCATAGACTTCAGTAAATGCAGTTCTTTGCAATAGCTGCACTAgtttactggaatgtttttagACCATGATGCAATAATTGCTGTCCATCTCAATGTAATGCAGTTGTTTCAAAAGGAGTGTTGTTTTTCACATGTTGAAAATTCTGGTGCCCTAATCATTTTAACTATGTGACTATTATTTGTATGTAATAGGCAGCACAGTaagcacatttttctttaattctaCAGCTTGTTTCTTTAAATACCTGCTGGGGGTCTTGATATCTGAAAAGCTGAGTTGGCTTTGTAGGACTGCTTGTTTTGTAGGTGTCCATTATTAAGTtaaccataaaaaaacacatgtcATTGTTACATTAAAGTTTGATTCTATTCCTGCCGTGCCTGATTGTAAAATACCAGTCTATCTTTGCTCACGAGACATTCCTTTTAGACAAACTTAAAAgcgcagtgcagtgtgtgagtgtgtgtacatccTGCTTGAGCCGTCTTTTCACTTAAAGCTTAAGCTAGAGCTAAACTTGACATGtagaaaatcactttttttcctttccctgaTGCAGCCCTGCCTGGTATGCTTTTGACAAATGGGAGATATGACTGAGATGTGGGACTTAACCCTTAGAAATTATCCTTTGCATGTGAAACAAGAGCGGTCAGCTTGACACACACAAATCAACAAACTTCTTGGTGCGGAATCAGGAACTAGATTTTTAATGCGGTGTGCTGCATCCAcaatggaacattttttaagCCAATTACATTGCTTGTTCAAAATCAGTGCTCACTATAGCATCACTATGATTTCCCTTAAGCAAGCATTTTTGGTGTTTTCTTGAAGTAAAGTCAATTTGCTTCGTTGCTATCATCAAGTAATTGTAAATACTTACATTAACGGGGGCTGCCACCTTACACAGAATGAAAatcaatattcataaaaatgctttcagaatGTTTCTTATAATTGAATCATGGGGAAATTATTAAATGTTGGAACTGTTGAAAAGGCATGAATGTGTGGTGGATAGAGCAGTGTGATCTTAAATAAGCTTATGAATATTACAAGGGTGGGTGAAGCAGGAAATTTCTGGATTCTTCTGGAAGTCTGTGACTAAATTTGCTTTGTTCTTGTATTTTCAGGACCCTATCTACCCCGGCTTGAAGTTGGGAAAGTCTGGAAGTCTGGAACCCAGAGCCCCCACGTCCTCCAAATAGATATCCCAAACATTTACCATCCCAATGGATCGCCAGGGCCTTGATGTAATCCTTCTGACTCCTCACTGGCTGCTGGAATAAGTCCATTCAAAATTACTGAGGACTGTCAAGGTTTTGCTGGCACCAAGGCATGCCAGCTGGATAGCCCTCTAAAGGCATTACTTATGCTTGAATTTTCTACATCAAATTACTCTTACCCTTGGAGTGGAATAGGATTTACTCTGTGGCATCTTTAATATTAGAGAACCAAgcccatttttttcatttattacaaTTGAAAGTTAATTTTGTACAACTGAGCATTTACATATTTCTTCAAGAAACCTTAAAAACCATAGAAcggaaaataaaattgaacatgACTCATGGGGAAGAGCCTGGCTCTGAGACGCACCAGGATTCTGTTGTTTTAACTTATCTGGAAGGTTTACTAATGCATCCAGTGGCAGGGGGGCCAGGGGCCACGGCAACAAGGAGATCTGAGGCGGGACATAGCAACCAAGAGCAGAGCAACAAGGCCGTGAGAGCCTACCAGCAGCCAAGTCATGGCATTAAACAGGAAGACAGGCATGCACTTCCCAGTGGAGCCACACAGCACCTTAGAAAGGCCAGGCTGCTTCGTTCTGAAGGCTGGAATGAGCCTGAGAGCCGGAGGGGGCCTGCACCTGCAGGGAATCTCAACGGGCAAAGTAGAGATCGCCACACCGAAGCCCTAGACGGCTCACCTCAGGCTGAGAGCACCATGCTGGCATCCCTGCTCCAGTCATTCAGCTCCCGACTGCAGAGTGTGGCGATGTCGCAGCAGACTGCGCCGAATGTGAAGGAGCAGGATGCCCAGGTCAAAGAGAGTACCCGTGCTGACAAGGAGGATCTCCGATGCTATGAGACTGCTTCCAGTCGCCTGAAGGGCTTGATGAAGAAGAGCAAACTGCAGAACCATAACAGTGTGCCTTACCACCGGCGGTCCAGCCAGGAGAGACTCTCAGAGTCCCCCCACGCAATGCCGAGCACCGCCCAGCCAGCCACCTCCGACTCCTGTGCAGCACGACTGAAAGCTGTGGCCAATCTGGTGAAGATCAGGTCTAGCCCGACTCCCTCTCCAAAACCTAGTGTGGCTTGTAGTCAGCTGGCCCTGCTGCTCTCCAGTGAAGCTCATCTGCAGCAGTATTCCCGAGAGCAGGCCTTAAAAGCACAATTATCTGCCCGATCTGCCAGTGAGAGGCTGGCAGCTATagccacacagaaaacacaggatAAGAAGCTGCCCAACATAGGCCAGCCTCAGATGGCCCCAGACATGTTAAGCTCCTTAAATGCCCAAAAGGGAACACTCCGGCCACCGGCATTAGACACTAGTAAACAGAGCCCAACCCTCATTCCAGGACAGAGCAGGGCGGTCAGCTCCCCACGGACTCCGCATCCTTACAAGGAAAAACGGCCCTTTGACAAACATAATACACGACCCTCTcagaactgcagcagcttgCTCTTGCTCCTTTTGAACCACCACAATCCACAGAAGCCCATCAACGGCAGTGGTCACCTGGATGAAGACTACGGTGTCTTCCCCAGCCGTGGATCACCCCTGCTGTCTGACAGTGAGTACTCCAACCATGAGAACAGCCTCAACAAAGACAGCAGTGATGTCGAAAGCTCATACTCAAGCTGCTCTCCAATTGACCTCTCTGTGAAGAGTCGGATCCGTGGCTCGGTGCCAGTGTCCTCCTCTACATCTCTGGACAAACTTACAGAGTCCCTGATAAATAAGTGGAAGCCAGAGACTCCAGGGTCGCAGGTCATTGAGTCCAGACAGCTCAAAAACAGCCCAGACGTAAAATCCCATCATGAGGTCACCCTCATGCAGTTGCTTCTGGATCACAAAAATAATGAGAAGGTAAACAAAACTGCAGATAATCCAGATTTACAGCATGACATAACCGCTAAACCCAACAGCGCACCTGCAGGTCAACTGACCCCAACTGCTGTGTGTAAGGAAACTAGGACACAGAGTCCTCCAGTTGGGCTCACTGATATGAGTCCTCATCCCTTGCCTACATCATCCCATGGACGGGACATAAATGGTACTGCATCTCCATACAGTTTGTATTCCTCTGCTCATATCCAGTCTAGCCCCCTGGATTTGTGCAAATCAAAGTCCTGCTCAGGAGATAACATTCATGAGCCGGCTTTTAGCGCCAGTAAACTACTACAGAATTTAGCACAATGTGGATTACCAATCACATCTCCTTCCCCTTCGCCAAAAGCCCTAATGTCTCCTACCAAAAGACATAGCCTTGAATTTCAGGTGGAAAAGCCCATGACGTTGCTGGAGAGACTCACTGCTCCAATACAACGGGACAGGACCCCAGTTTTAGAGGGATCCCATGTCAACTGCATTCCATTTGTGTCTGAGTCACCACCACCTGCATCAGAGATTGAGAATCTTCTGGAGAGGCGCACAGTTCTGCAGCTTCTTTTGGGGACTCCCACAAATAAGGAGAAAGCCAGTGCCAAGCAGAATGAAACAGCAACTAAGGGCTCTTTCGAAAAGCAAGTCGACAAATCACTGGTCTATGATACTCCCAGTGGACCCTTGTTGGACATTAAGATCAAGACTGAACCCAGAGAGGAAGGTCATCTATCTAACAGTTATGAAGAGACGGAACGATGTCAAATAGAAGAAAGGGGATGTGAAAGACTCAGACCTGTGTCTCTTCCCTTGAGAGATGTAAAAGCAGAACCCTCTTCAACAGAAGGCATCCCCAAGGATGGTCTCCTCAGCCAGCTTTTAAAGCAGCGGCCAAGGACCTTCCAAGCTGACACGCGGATGGATATACATGCCAGTAACATGAAGGAAGAGTGGGGGGAGTACCAAGGCCCATCTGttccaaaaaagagaaagctCTGCATGGGACTGGAGGATCACTTGATTAGTGAGCCTTATCTACGAACAGTGGACAGACCTACTCATCAGGATGTCACTCATAGTTTTTCAATCCCTTGGACACCGGAACAAAGGAAGCCGTTGAGCCCTGCAGAGGCCCATGCTCCCATCAGGTGTCCCCAGAGCACATCTCCTCCACAAGATGGGCGGGGTTTCAATGTTCTGAAGCAGCTTCTCCTCTCTGACAACTGTCTAAAGGATCTCTCTCATCCAAGAACCTCCACTAGCCCTTCCACCATGCAGGCTAACTACAGGGCCAATGGTAATGTCACAAACAAACCAGGTTACAATCATGACGTCATCAACTCTCATTGGAACCCTGATCCTCTGGGAGTTGGCCCTGCTGAATTCAGAACAGTGACCACAGCCTTGGCAAGCACCAGCATGCCAGGGTCACCCTGGGGTTCCCACGTAGCACGTCAGGAGTCTCCAAAACTGAATCTCATTCCTGTCAAGAGAGAGTCTGAGGGCCCCATCCGGTGGTTGATCAGTGGTGAGGAGAAACAGGACTCCTGCTCTGACTCTCCACGTCTGACTAAGTCCAACCCCATACTGTACTACATGCTTCAGAAAGGTTATTCTCACCTACGAAAAGAGGTCAGAGAGCGGGGCGACGCAGAGCTTTGTGGGATGAAGGTGAAAGAGGAGCCGATGGCTGACAGGGGGGATGTTGACCACAGATTGAGCTGGACACATCACTCCCCACTGCAGGACAAGTCACACGGCCATGTTACCGAGCGACTAAACGGGTCTCTGGAAAAATGACAGTTTTGGTAAATATGAAGACAAGGAAAGGGAACGCCATTTCCAGACTGTTTCATCCTTTgcagtttgtgtatgtttttatcAAGTTTACTGATTTTAttactttgtgttttgttttcaaagaaGTAACTAGTTTAGGCAAGGAGATTGTGAAAACATGGTCTGACTTATTCACAAAACATTGGGAACCCAAAGTgtattttgtataaaaaaatggtttaccTTTGTACATAATCTGTTAATATTTCTCTGGCTTACGTCTTATCTTTAAACAAGGTTAAGTTTGTCCGAACTGAAACTGTACAAAATCTTAATGCTTttgaggatttaaaaaaattagttcCCCAGATTTGGTGAGCATCACCTACACTTTACACCTCCACGTGTTACTTCAACTGCTTCATGCTGCCACATCAATTAAATCATTCCAGTAATGTTTGAAAATAAGGTAGATGGGTACTGTGAGTGCATGTTAGTCTCTTAGCTTTTCAGATTTTGTCTAATACAGTTATTGGGGGTGGTTTGAACTTATTCCATAAAGGCAGTTCTAAAATCATCATactttgtatttcatgttttcccATTAACAATCTGAGAGACATACTCAGTAGTCTATACATGCAGTGTGCAAAGCCATTTCCAACTCTCTTGCAAGCCCTGTGGCATTTGTTAATTAACCCCTGCCATATACGGCCAAACAATACATGATTTGATTTGACCACCCAGTGAAACACTTTCACTGAAGGTACAGGTCAGGCAATGGGAGGGACAGCAAATCATTAATACCACATCCATATGAGAGACCCGTTAACACTATGCATTGCGGAATCACTGTGAAAAGGCCAACAATTCGAGACAGTTAACCCTGACAAAATATGGATGTAGTCTGCATCTGTTTTTTCAATACTTCAATAATGTCAACTGCCTGGAAAGATCATGCATGGATCATTGATTTCTCCTCACTGTCATTGAAACCAGTGAACACCATGTAGGGCAGGAATGGGCAGTTCCAGTGGTAGaagggcagcagtgtctgcagactTTCAATCTCATCAGTGGGTCCAGTGCagaattcaaatttttccaaaGTCAGAAAACATATCACAAAGAGTATAATGGGAGGTTCAGTCCAGAGTTTGAGCTTTTGAAGTGTAATTGAAGTGTAATTTGACAAGCTCCAGACACCACTTCCCAGAGGTTGTAGTTGTTGTTCATTTGCAAGCATGAGTCAGTCTGTtgcaaactgaaaactgaaaaagataAATCTAAGATCTGCAGGGTCCAGCATTCAAGGAATGGACTGCTTAAACAAGGTCAGGGATACAATCAGTGCCAATGGCAATCAAGGGACAAAGTTGACcgtttattaatattaattcagCAATGTTTGAATTAAGCAATATTAAATACTGGTTTAACAGTCCCCTTGCACATTACATCACTCTTTATTTAGTTTCTGAATAACCTCTTGGTGTTGTAAGGTGTTTTTATGGCATGTTTTGAGAGATCCTGTATATCAGTGTTGTGACCTTTTGCTTTcgaaatgcatttattattttgttggctATATTGTGAAGAATTGTTTTCCAAACACACAATGACATTTCCACAGTTTACAAAATGACATTTAAGACGGTGGAAGAGCTCATTCACCATCCAATTTGAATGCACCTTCATTCGTGCTCAGAGTGTGGACACTTGGGCAAGTCTATGGCATTCAAACTCTAGCCTTTACCCTGAGAGCTCTTTCAGATGTACTAACAGCATATGAATGCACTTTCACTGGTGGTCATAATTCAGATACTGTGACCATTGTGAAACTATACTGAATCCAATGCATTTGAATCCCAGTAGAGGGGTGGATGTACAAATGAATTGTGTAGCAAATGTATTTTGAACTGGAAGTACTGTAGTCTGCACTTTGCAAGATCAGTGATAAAGGTGGATTTGAGACTTTGTGATAACTCTATTGGGGAAAAGACATGGTTGCTGAACACACTCCCACAGTTCCATTTACAATAATACTAATATTGTACTGTTGAATTAAATTTTGTGCTACAAATAAGTAATTTCTAGAATGCTTGTTATAAGAATACACTGGATTAATCTGTGATAAATAATAGGTACAGTGGAAGGACATTTGTAGTTAATTGCACACTACTACACTAACTTTTACTTCCTGACAGTGGGGTTGTAATGTGACCATAGCATGTGTAGATGGCATGCACAATGCATGTTTTGGCTGTGATTCCTTTGTTTCTGAGCCTTGGCAGTCCTCCAACACAATAAGCTTGTAGAATGTTTGCCGTTCTGAGCTACATAATTGCatgttgggaaatgtagtgcaaTACGGAACCTATGCCCTGGGTTCAATCGAAATTTG is a window of Anguilla rostrata isolate EN2019 chromosome 9, ASM1855537v3, whole genome shotgun sequence DNA encoding:
- the LOC135262772 gene encoding nuclear receptor-interacting protein 1-like, giving the protein MTHGEEPGSETHQDSVVLTYLEGLLMHPVAGGPGATATRRSEAGHSNQEQSNKAVRAYQQPSHGIKQEDRHALPSGATQHLRKARLLRSEGWNEPESRRGPAPAGNLNGQSRDRHTEALDGSPQAESTMLASLLQSFSSRLQSVAMSQQTAPNVKEQDAQVKESTRADKEDLRCYETASSRLKGLMKKSKLQNHNSVPYHRRSSQERLSESPHAMPSTAQPATSDSCAARLKAVANLVKIRSSPTPSPKPSVACSQLALLLSSEAHLQQYSREQALKAQLSARSASERLAAIATQKTQDKKLPNIGQPQMAPDMLSSLNAQKGTLRPPALDTSKQSPTLIPGQSRAVSSPRTPHPYKEKRPFDKHNTRPSQNCSSLLLLLLNHHNPQKPINGSGHLDEDYGVFPSRGSPLLSDSEYSNHENSLNKDSSDVESSYSSCSPIDLSVKSRIRGSVPVSSSTSLDKLTESLINKWKPETPGSQVIESRQLKNSPDVKSHHEVTLMQLLLDHKNNEKVNKTADNPDLQHDITAKPNSAPAGQLTPTAVCKETRTQSPPVGLTDMSPHPLPTSSHGRDINGTASPYSLYSSAHIQSSPLDLCKSKSCSGDNIHEPAFSASKLLQNLAQCGLPITSPSPSPKALMSPTKRHSLEFQVEKPMTLLERLTAPIQRDRTPVLEGSHVNCIPFVSESPPPASEIENLLERRTVLQLLLGTPTNKEKASAKQNETATKGSFEKQVDKSLVYDTPSGPLLDIKIKTEPREEGHLSNSYEETERCQIEERGCERLRPVSLPLRDVKAEPSSTEGIPKDGLLSQLLKQRPRTFQADTRMDIHASNMKEEWGEYQGPSVPKKRKLCMGLEDHLISEPYLRTVDRPTHQDVTHSFSIPWTPEQRKPLSPAEAHAPIRCPQSTSPPQDGRGFNVLKQLLLSDNCLKDLSHPRTSTSPSTMQANYRANGNVTNKPGYNHDVINSHWNPDPLGVGPAEFRTVTTALASTSMPGSPWGSHVARQESPKLNLIPVKRESEGPIRWLISGEEKQDSCSDSPRLTKSNPILYYMLQKGYSHLRKEVRERGDAELCGMKVKEEPMADRGDVDHRLSWTHHSPLQDKSHGHVTERLNGSLEK